One stretch of Euphorbia lathyris chromosome 7, ddEupLath1.1, whole genome shotgun sequence DNA includes these proteins:
- the LOC136200963 gene encoding WEB family protein At1g75720, with protein MKRAEIDTRAPFRSVKEAVTLFGEKVLAAELYPIKQMRGVGASETSKLGSVKAELEETKASLEKAKEESTKMANCLSSLKEELENTKKELQHLKVSETAQIEDVKVVEDSPNFQSKEKEEEEEIEFQKRRYVTFANPPSLAQVLIPQGLEVLERHPSLRKKKKKPLIPLIGAIFSKKKLTSP; from the exons atGAAGAGGGCGGAGATCGATACTCGTGCTCCCTTCCGCTCAGTTAAAGAGGCTGTTACTTTGTTCGGAGAGAAAGTTTTGGCCGCCGAACTCTATCCCATCAAACAG atGCGTGGAGTTGGTGCAAGTGAAACTTCCAAGCTAGGAAGCGTGAAAGCCGAGCTAGAGGAAACCAAAGCCAGTCTTGAAAAAGCTAAAGAAGAAAGTACAAAAATGGCAAACTGTCTATCTTCTCTTAAAGAAGAGCTTGAAAACACAAAGAAAGAACTTCAACACTTGAAAGTAAGTGAAACTGCTCAAATTGAAGATGTCAAAGTTGTTGAAGATTCACCAAACTTccaatcaaaagaaaaagaagaagaagaagaaatagaattTCAAAAGAGGAGATATGTGACTTTTGCAAATCCACCTTCACTTGCTCAAGTTTTAATTCCTCAAGGTCTTGAAGTGCTTGAAAGACACCCTTCtctaagaaaaaagaaaaagaagcctTTGATTCCTTTGATAGGAGCTATTTTCTCTAAGAAAAAACTCACTTCACCATGA